Proteins from a genomic interval of Clostridium sp. 'deep sea':
- a CDS encoding spore germination protein, whose translation MKTKLDKNIDFIVNELGVKSPVIVKNFFIGNKNILNAAIIYVNGLINKDIIDRDILNPLMLHVNEDILRETTAEYICNKYVPMSNTEITNDILQVIDSIKSGKTVILIEGIEDFILAGTIGGNFRSITDPPSESAIRGSREGFVENLKTNISIMRRRIKDNKLAIEKFKVGKRSQTDLALLYIEDIVDKDVLNEVRNRINSIDVDYVNGTLEQFIEDSTYSIFPQVYGTERPDIVNANLMEGRIAILLNGNSYVLTVPAVFIEFFQAVEDYHQRTIVASFARFLRIIAVIIVITLPSIYLSLLSFNVELIPVKFVNPIVMSREGIALSPFLEILLMEVVVEFLREGGLRLPPKVATTLSIVGGIIIGDAVVTSKIASPTTLLIIGVSVVASFLIPNYDMSLSIRFLRFPMLILANTLGFLGIATGCFFLIVHLFSLESFKVPYLSFSRSDLKDVFIRAPLWMMNKRPKAIPNNNENRQGTKKHE comes from the coding sequence ATGAAAACAAAGCTTGATAAAAATATAGATTTTATTGTTAATGAACTAGGGGTCAAGAGCCCTGTAATTGTTAAAAACTTTTTTATCGGAAATAAAAATATCTTGAATGCAGCAATAATATATGTAAATGGCTTGATTAATAAAGACATTATAGATAGAGATATCTTAAATCCATTAATGCTTCACGTAAATGAAGATATCTTAAGAGAAACTACTGCAGAATATATCTGTAATAAATATGTACCAATGTCTAATACTGAAATAACAAATGATATATTACAAGTAATAGATTCTATAAAATCAGGAAAGACAGTTATATTAATAGAAGGAATAGAAGACTTTATTTTAGCTGGTACTATAGGTGGAAATTTTCGTTCTATAACTGATCCCCCATCGGAATCAGCTATTAGGGGTTCGAGAGAGGGTTTTGTAGAAAACTTAAAAACCAATATTAGCATAATGAGAAGAAGAATTAAGGATAATAAATTAGCAATAGAGAAGTTTAAGGTTGGAAAACGCTCTCAAACCGATTTAGCTCTTTTATACATAGAAGATATAGTAGATAAGGATGTATTAAATGAAGTCCGAAATAGAATAAACAGTATAGATGTTGATTATGTTAATGGAACACTAGAGCAATTTATAGAAGATAGTACTTATTCTATATTTCCACAAGTATATGGAACAGAACGACCTGATATAGTAAATGCCAATTTAATGGAAGGTAGAATTGCTATTTTACTAAACGGCAATTCTTATGTCCTTACAGTTCCAGCTGTCTTTATAGAGTTTTTTCAAGCAGTTGAAGATTATCATCAAAGAACAATAGTAGCTTCGTTTGCCCGCTTTCTTAGAATAATAGCAGTTATTATTGTAATAACATTACCATCTATCTATCTGTCTCTTTTAAGCTTTAATGTTGAGCTTATTCCAGTAAAATTTGTTAATCCAATTGTAATGTCAAGAGAAGGTATAGCATTATCACCTTTTCTTGAAATATTGTTAATGGAAGTAGTTGTAGAGTTTTTAAGAGAAGGAGGGCTCAGATTACCTCCTAAAGTAGCTACTACCTTAAGCATTGTTGGAGGTATTATCATAGGAGATGCTGTTGTTACATCTAAAATCGCTAGTCCTACTACTTTACTGATAATTGGAGTATCTGTGGTGGCTTCATTTTTAATACCTAATTATGACATGTCACTTAGCATAAGATTTTTAAGATTTCCTATGTTAATACTTGCTAATACATTGGGTTTTTTAGGTATAGCTACTGGTTGCTTTTTCTTAATAGTTCATCTTTTTTCCCTTGAGAGTTTTAAAGTGCCGTATCTTTCATTTAGTCGTAGTGATTTAAAGGATGTATTTATAAGAGCTCCGTTATGGATGATGAATAAAAGGCCTAAGGCTATTCCAAATAATAATGAAAATAGACAGGGAACGAAAAAGCATGAATAA
- a CDS encoding YidC/Oxa1 family membrane protein insertase, with the protein MITNLFQTVIDTVNNLTHDYGLTIVLVTITINLLLLPLTIKQQKSMNSMKDLSDKANKIKEKYKNDEVKMNEELQKLYQTSTSSYSGCLIMFLQLPIFIVMYRLFTKNIVDTSTKLLPWVSSLTLPDPYFILPILYIIVQLLPNILAQFNILKSVNVAKLSIQTVAMPVVMSLLLVAKMPSAMGIYFITSAVIRSLQQLIK; encoded by the coding sequence ATGATAACAAATTTATTTCAAACAGTAATTGATACTGTTAATAACCTTACCCACGATTATGGTTTAACTATTGTATTAGTAACCATAACAATAAACCTGCTCTTATTGCCACTAACAATAAAACAGCAGAAATCTATGAATTCCATGAAGGATTTATCAGATAAAGCCAATAAAATTAAAGAAAAATATAAAAATGATGAAGTAAAAATGAATGAAGAACTGCAAAAGCTTTATCAAACAAGTACTAGCTCTTATTCAGGCTGTTTAATAATGTTTTTACAGCTACCTATATTTATAGTTATGTATAGGCTATTTACTAAAAATATTGTAGATACAAGCACCAAACTATTACCATGGGTTAGTTCATTAACATTACCCGATCCGTATTTTATATTACCTATTTTGTATATTATAGTTCAGCTGCTACCTAATATTTTAGCGCAGTTCAATATCTTAAAAAGTGTTAATGTTGCAAAACTATCTATCCAAACAGTCGCTATGCCTGTTGTAATGTCTTTACTGTTAGTTGCTAAAATGCCCTCAGCTATGGGTATTTATTTTATTACATCAGCAGTAATAAGGAGTTTGCAGCAGTTAATTAAATAG
- a CDS encoding Ger(x)C family spore germination protein: MNKKIKKYGVILIILAVIYLYFGFEKDFLPIEELDIPSGVGIDLVLDELGNIEYSVPISFYNYGEEEKISSLTHTGYGSTIPETRETRQLISSKKMILGIERVLMFSEDASRAGIKSYLEIFFKNPNINDTALVSICKGKCEDILNYKVPEYPSAADYIAGILEHSTEFNFFSHKYILSDVFICIASEGKNIALPYIEVKDDKLQITGMALFKEDKMVKKLDMDQVKVMNILRENNVKGMLTLQSNLKEYIGYFAKTKRKVKCEKKDETYTFFIDLSFNGDIIDNSLFDGIHKDEDTMKKFEKNMKEHVEKICNDFITDMQQNLKFDCLRLGHVAAAKYGRHTGVDWNEIVCKSTIKVNVKIKVDKMGRGDY; this comes from the coding sequence ATGAATAAAAAAATAAAAAAATATGGTGTCATTCTCATTATTTTAGCAGTTATCTACCTCTATTTTGGTTTTGAAAAAGATTTTTTGCCTATTGAGGAGTTGGATATTCCTTCGGGGGTTGGAATTGATTTAGTTTTAGATGAGTTAGGTAATATTGAGTATAGTGTACCTATTTCTTTTTATAATTACGGTGAAGAAGAAAAAATAAGTAGTTTAACACACACAGGATATGGTAGTACTATTCCCGAAACCAGAGAAACAAGACAGCTGATTTCTAGTAAAAAAATGATATTAGGTATTGAAAGAGTTTTAATGTTTAGTGAAGATGCCTCAAGGGCTGGTATAAAAAGCTATTTGGAAATATTTTTTAAGAATCCCAATATAAATGATACCGCACTTGTATCGATATGTAAGGGTAAGTGTGAAGATATTTTAAATTATAAAGTACCAGAGTATCCTAGTGCTGCTGATTATATAGCAGGTATATTAGAGCATTCTACTGAATTTAATTTTTTTTCACATAAATATATTCTTAGTGATGTATTTATTTGTATCGCTTCTGAAGGAAAAAATATTGCTTTACCATATATTGAAGTAAAAGATGACAAACTTCAAATTACGGGTATGGCATTATTTAAGGAAGACAAAATGGTTAAAAAATTAGATATGGATCAGGTAAAAGTAATGAATATCCTAAGAGAAAATAATGTTAAAGGTATGCTTACATTGCAATCAAATCTCAAAGAGTATATCGGCTATTTTGCAAAAACAAAACGAAAGGTAAAATGCGAAAAAAAAGATGAAACATATACTTTTTTCATTGATTTATCTTTTAATGGAGACATAATAGATAATTCTTTGTTTGATGGTATTCATAAAGACGAAGATACTATGAAAAAATTTGAGAAGAATATGAAAGAACATGTAGAAAAAATCTGTAATGATTTTATAACAGATATGCAACAAAATTTAAAGTTTGATTGTCTTAGATTAGGCCACGTTGCTGCAGCTAAATATGGACGACATACAGGTGTTGATTGGAATGAAATAGTTTGTAAATCCACTATAAAAGTTAATGTTAAGATTAAGGTAGATAAAATGGGAAGAGGCGATTATTAG
- a CDS encoding GerAB/ArcD/ProY family transporter yields MKIDRERKSMNNQKKQLLTANQLFFLLIGFSVGPAFLRFPNAVVETAGQDGWIAAIIGQLYPTFVVLIGIYFMKKHPKENILVLSEKYFGRILGSILNFIFMLQFLLITLTVTSDFVNLVRTYIVDFLSPIKVIIIGISLAAFTAYKGLKVLGKTNELIGYSFLVILFSLAALNDGEIINIKPVFGSGFSNIISTARETTYFYTGWESLLLFYPYVKDTKSSIKASIKALAVGAVIWVWIVFITIVYLGIDLVPKSYWSFIMVYESIHIPIINNFRYVLMFVWILIIFKCIANFYFASAFSIKQFVKIETKKICIYIYPLMIYLSLQLSNNLLKEKILEFASPAFIIFNFIFLSLTALLILIKSKLKPNSKTN; encoded by the coding sequence ATGAAAATAGACAGGGAACGAAAAAGCATGAATAATCAAAAAAAACAGCTTTTAACTGCAAATCAACTATTTTTTTTGTTAATAGGTTTTTCTGTTGGACCTGCTTTTTTAAGGTTTCCTAATGCTGTTGTAGAAACAGCAGGCCAGGATGGCTGGATTGCTGCAATAATAGGACAATTATATCCGACATTTGTTGTTCTTATAGGCATCTATTTTATGAAAAAACACCCCAAGGAAAATATACTTGTCTTAAGTGAAAAATACTTTGGTCGTATATTAGGAAGCATATTAAATTTTATTTTTATGTTACAGTTTTTGCTCATTACTTTAACTGTTACCTCAGATTTTGTTAATCTCGTTAGAACTTATATTGTAGATTTTTTATCTCCAATTAAGGTTATTATTATTGGGATTTCTTTAGCAGCGTTTACAGCTTATAAGGGATTAAAGGTTTTAGGAAAAACAAATGAACTAATTGGTTATAGCTTTTTAGTAATATTATTTTCATTAGCAGCTTTAAACGATGGAGAGATAATAAATATTAAACCTGTTTTTGGCTCGGGTTTTTCAAATATTATAAGTACTGCTAGAGAAACTACTTATTTTTATACAGGCTGGGAATCCTTGCTTTTATTTTATCCCTATGTAAAAGACACTAAGTCCTCAATAAAAGCCTCGATAAAGGCCTTAGCAGTAGGTGCAGTAATATGGGTGTGGATTGTTTTTATAACAATAGTATATTTAGGTATTGATTTAGTACCTAAAAGTTATTGGTCTTTTATAATGGTTTATGAAAGCATACACATACCAATTATTAATAATTTTAGATACGTATTAATGTTTGTATGGATTTTAATAATTTTTAAATGTATCGCTAATTTTTATTTTGCTTCTGCTTTTAGCATAAAGCAATTCGTTAAAATAGAAACAAAAAAAATATGCATATATATTTATCCTCTAATGATTTATTTATCATTACAACTCTCAAATAATCTATTAAAGGAAAAAATATTGGAATTTGCATCTCCGGCTTTTATCATTTTTAATTTTATATTTCTTAGTTTAACAGCTTTGTTAATATTAATAAAATCCAAATTAAAACCAAATTCAAAAACAAATTAG